The following proteins come from a genomic window of Rutidosis leptorrhynchoides isolate AG116_Rl617_1_P2 chromosome 10, CSIRO_AGI_Rlap_v1, whole genome shotgun sequence:
- the LOC139870305 gene encoding cyclin-D4-2-like, translated as MAPSLDFAVSSLLCAEDSDSLSYNDYNDDNDNDDNGGDVEYYNGFNWNMNQSKNQNLSVNLETEYSVFELPLQNDEYLTLLTVKESEQFVGFVDYLNKLKNQNFILLARQEAVDWISKVHTKFNFGPLCAYLSVNYLDRFLAVYELPKDKAWMMQLLAVTCLSLASKMEETLIPTILDLQAGGSRFVFEAKTIQRMELIVLSTLNWRMQSITPFSYIDAFIRKVIDDCQSQTNSRSLILKSTQLVLSLIKGIDFLEFQPSEIAAAVAISVVGIGDEKTQISAIFPYLNKEMVLKCMEVVNKGCTMSFVSSTMTSLPGSPIGVLEAAILSYKTDDSPTCSKRRRLNNIICEKK; from the exons ATGGCACCCAGTCTTGATTTTGCCGTGTCAAGTTTACTGTGTGCAGAAGATAGTGATAGCTTATCTTataatgattataatgatgataatgataatgatgataatggtgGTGATGTTGAATATTATAATGGGTTTAATTGGAACATGAATCAGAGTAAAAATCAAAACTTGAGTGTGAATCTTGAAACAGAGTACTCTGTTTTTGAGTTGCCTTTGCAAAATGATGAGTATTTGACTTTACTGACTGTAAAAGAATCTGAACAATTTGTGGGTTTTGTTGATTATTTGAATAAATTGAAGAATCAAAACTTTATTTTGCTTGCAAGACAAGAAGCAGTTGATTGGATTTCAAAG GTACACACTAAATTCAATTTTGGACCACTATGTGCATATCTATCTGTAAACTATTTGGACAGATTTCTTGCTGTCTATGAATTACCA AAGGACAAAGCTTGGATGATGCAGTTGCTTGCTGTTACATGTTTATCACTTGCATCAAAAATGGAAGAAACTTTGATACCCACAATTTTGGATTTGCAG GCTGGTGGATCAAGATTTGTGTTTGAAGCAAAAACAATTCAAAGAATGGAATTGATTGTATTGAGCACATTGAATTGGAGAATGCAATCAATTACTCCATTTTCATACATTGATGCATTTATTAGGAAGGTTATTGATGATTGTCAAAGTCAAACCAATTCAAGATCTTTGATATTGAAGTCAACCCAACTAGTTTTAAGTTTAATAAAAG GGATTGACTTTTTGGAATTTCAACCATCTGAGATAGCAGCAGCAGTGGCAATTTCTGTTGTTGGAATTGGTGATGAAAAGACTCAAATTTCTGCAATATTTCCATATTTAAATAAG GAGATGGTTCTTAAATGTATGGAAGTTGTTAACAAGGGTTGTACAATGAGCTTTGTGAGTAGTACAATGACCTCATTGCCTGGAAGTCCAATAGGTGTGCTTGAGGCTGCAATTTTGAGCTATAAAACTGATGATTCACCTACTTGTTCTAAAAGAAGGAGGCTGAACAATATAATTTGTGAGAAGAAATAG